In the genome of Acidovorax sp. 69, the window GGTTTTTGGCTTCTGGGCGCTGGTGCTCATGATGTTCATGTTCTCCATCAGCGGCAAACAAGAGGCCACGGCGTACCTGGACTCGCGCAACTTTACTGAACCACTGTTTGTGTTTGCAATCATGGTGATTGCCGCCACAAGGCCCATCCTTCAACTGGCGGGTGCTGTTGTGCGCTTGCTGGCGCGGTGCATGCCGTTTCAGCGCGGAGTGGCGATGTATTTTGTGGTCTTGTCGGCGGTGCCTCTGCTGGGCTCGTTCATCACCGAGCCCGCCGCGATGACGCTGGCCGCGCTGATGCTGCGCGATATCTTGTTTTCGCAGCCGTTGTCGAACAAGCTCAAGTATTCGACCATTGGCGTGTTGTTCGTCAACATATCGATCGGTGGCACGCTCACGCCGTTTGCCGCACCGCCGGTGCTGATGGTGGCCACCCAGTGGAACTGGGACCTGTGGTTCATGGTGTCCCACTTTGGCTGGAAGGCGGCTGTGGCTGTGGTGGTCAATGCGGCCATCGCCACCTGGCTGTTTCGCCACCAGGTGGGACACATGGGGCGCAAGCTCGCGTCGGATGAGGTGCCAGTCCCCGTGTCTGTCATGCTGGTGCACTTGGGGTTCCTCGGGCTTGTCGTGCTGTTTGCCCACCACCCTGCGGTTTTTATGGGGCTGTTCCTTTTTTTCATGGGCTTTACCACGGCCTACCAGCGCCATCAAAACCCGCTGATCCTGCGCGAGGCGCTGCTGGTGGCCTTTTTTCTGGCGGGACTGGTGGTTTTGGGAGGCATGCAGCAATGGTGGCTGCAGCCGGTGTTGATGAAGATGGATGCCAACGCCGTGTTCTTCGGTGCAGTGGCGTTAACGGCCTTCACCGACAACGCAGCGTTGACCTACCTGGGGTCGTTGGTCGAGGGGCTCAGCCACGAGTTCAAGGTGGCATTGGTGGCAGGAGCCGTGACGGGCGGCGGCCTGACAGTCATCGCCAACGCACCCAACCCCGCCGGAGCGGCCATCCTGAAAGAGAAGTTTGCGGACAACGCGATCCACCCCTTGGGGTTGTTGTTGGGTGCCTTGCCGCCCACGCTGGTGGCGGTGATCGCGTTCAAATTGTTTTGACTGCAGGCAGTTGTGGTGCGGGTTGTCAGTCCCGCGTGGCGCGCCGCTGCACACACGCGATGTAGGCGTCGCCATCGGGCGGGCGGCCAGCGCGCTGGCTGTCCCACAGCATCTCGCCCAGGCAGTCCATGGCCGCATGATGGGCGTCGTGCAGCGAATCGAGCCGCGCCGTCAGCAGCTCCACCGCCTGACGGATGCCACGCGGCTGGTCGATGCTGCATTGTTCGCTGATGGACAGGTGCATCGACAGGTGCAAAAACGGGTTGGTCTGGCCCGGCTTTTCGTCGTAGTTGCGCGCCACGGCCGCGTCGGCATCGGACAGGTCTGCGTGGTATTCGGGGTGCTCGGCAATCCACAGGCTGGCCAGCGTCTCGATGGCTTCCATGGGGGCACCGCTTTGGGTCTTGGCATGTACCCCGCAAAGAAAGCGGCGCACGTCGGCTTGGGAGGGGCTGAACATGGGGCGTGAGGGTAGCACGCCCCCTTTTGCCTCGGTGGCTGCGGGGTCGCGCCGCTGCGCTACGTGGGGCTGCGGTGGCGTCCTACGTGCCAGACGGTGGGGCCGCCCTACATTGGCATGGCGCATAGCCGAGGAGCCGGGGCCGCTTTGCCGCAGTCCATCAAACCCCGGTGTTGGGAGAACTTGTCATGAATGCAATGCGAATCGTGGGTGTGCTGTTGTTGGTGCTGGGTCTTGCCGGTTTTCTGACCGGTGGCTTCAGCTTTACCAAGGACACCACACAAGCCAAGCTGGGGCCGTTGGAACTGACGGTGAAGGAAAAAGAGTCCGTGAACATCCCGCAATGGATGAGTCTGGGCGCTATGGTGCTTGGCGGTGTGGTGCTGGTGCTGGGCTTTCGCAAGCGCTGAGC includes:
- a CDS encoding putative Na+/H+ antiporter, coding for MNPSPTLIQGIGAVLFGLAILHTFSTKYFEHLAHTQPRHAGIWHLLGEVEVVFGFWALVLMMFMFSISGKQEATAYLDSRNFTEPLFVFAIMVIAATRPILQLAGAVVRLLARCMPFQRGVAMYFVVLSAVPLLGSFITEPAAMTLAALMLRDILFSQPLSNKLKYSTIGVLFVNISIGGTLTPFAAPPVLMVATQWNWDLWFMVSHFGWKAAVAVVVNAAIATWLFRHQVGHMGRKLASDEVPVPVSVMLVHLGFLGLVVLFAHHPAVFMGLFLFFMGFTTAYQRHQNPLILREALLVAFFLAGLVVLGGMQQWWLQPVLMKMDANAVFFGAVALTAFTDNAALTYLGSLVEGLSHEFKVALVAGAVTGGGLTVIANAPNPAGAAILKEKFADNAIHPLGLLLGALPPTLVAVIAFKLF
- a CDS encoding DUF1841 family protein, which produces MFSPSQADVRRFLCGVHAKTQSGAPMEAIETLASLWIAEHPEYHADLSDADAAVARNYDEKPGQTNPFLHLSMHLSISEQCSIDQPRGIRQAVELLTARLDSLHDAHHAAMDCLGEMLWDSQRAGRPPDGDAYIACVQRRATRD